One Cellulomonas taurus genomic region harbors:
- a CDS encoding tyrosine-type recombinase/integrase — MAGLHTLHPADQTVEDMLLGWRNQQLSRNLQFATIEQRLRYVRRFMEYVNEFPWRWTPVLVEEYFGDLRSVRHLSHSTMRSHQAALRQFTSYIANPDYGWDLECERLFGEHPAQVFFDWNTAQHVQEYEGRPSKRPFTRSELQQLFDYADSEVERVAQAGVRGWQAAFRDATMLKVAYSYGLRCNELRHLQLVDFARNPHAAEFGKYGVCKVRFGKSRRASPPKPRAVLTVFDWTPEIIQDWLANGRGTPDTLDVFPNERGALVTESTLLRRLRRYCEILGFPDGLDLHSLRRSYATHLLEDGWDPLFVQAQMGHEHASTTGIYTFVSSAFRTSTLRSALDRTVREALEGRT, encoded by the coding sequence GTGGCAGGTCTCCACACCCTGCATCCGGCCGACCAGACGGTCGAGGACATGCTGCTGGGGTGGCGCAACCAGCAGCTGTCTCGCAACCTGCAGTTCGCCACGATCGAGCAGCGGCTGCGGTACGTGCGCCGGTTCATGGAGTACGTCAACGAGTTCCCGTGGCGGTGGACGCCGGTCCTCGTCGAGGAGTACTTCGGAGACCTGCGCTCCGTGCGGCACCTGAGCCACTCGACGATGCGGTCCCACCAGGCGGCGCTGCGCCAGTTCACCTCCTACATCGCCAACCCCGACTACGGGTGGGACCTGGAGTGCGAGCGGCTGTTCGGCGAGCACCCGGCGCAGGTGTTCTTCGACTGGAACACCGCCCAGCACGTCCAGGAGTACGAGGGGCGCCCCTCGAAGCGACCGTTCACCCGCTCCGAGCTGCAGCAGCTGTTCGACTACGCCGACAGCGAGGTCGAGCGGGTCGCCCAGGCCGGGGTGCGCGGCTGGCAGGCCGCCTTCCGGGACGCCACCATGCTCAAGGTCGCCTACTCCTACGGGCTGCGCTGCAACGAGCTGCGCCACCTGCAGCTCGTGGACTTCGCACGCAACCCCCACGCCGCCGAGTTCGGCAAGTACGGGGTGTGCAAGGTCCGGTTCGGCAAATCCCGCCGGGCCTCTCCCCCGAAGCCCCGCGCCGTGCTGACGGTGTTCGACTGGACACCCGAGATCATCCAGGACTGGCTCGCCAACGGGCGCGGGACGCCCGACACCCTGGACGTGTTCCCGAACGAGCGCGGCGCGCTGGTCACGGAGTCGACGCTGCTACGCCGCCTGCGCCGCTACTGCGAGATCCTGGGCTTCCCGGACGGGCTCGACCTGCACTCCCTGCGCCGCTCGTACGCCACCCACCTGCTCGAAGACGGGTGGGACCCGCTGTTCGTCCAGGCGCAGATGGGCCACGAGCACGCATCCACGACCGGGATCTACACGTTCGTCAGCTCGGCGTTCCGAACGTCTACTCTTCGCTCGGCGCTCGATCGGACAGTCCGAGAAGCGCTGGAGGGACGGACATGA
- a CDS encoding helix-turn-helix domain-containing protein, which translates to MKRDVDYTWRLAELMAARGLNTTTELVPLLAERGIELSRVQVYRLVNQRAERVSLQLLAALCDIFQCEVGDLITVTAADASARRKTATAGENVVTLDRSVRPRRARVIDDD; encoded by the coding sequence ATGAAGCGCGACGTCGACTACACCTGGCGGCTGGCCGAGCTGATGGCAGCCCGCGGCCTGAACACCACCACCGAGCTGGTCCCCCTGCTCGCCGAGCGCGGCATCGAGCTGTCCCGCGTGCAGGTCTACCGCCTGGTCAACCAGCGCGCCGAACGCGTGTCTCTGCAGCTGCTCGCGGCGCTGTGCGACATCTTCCAGTGCGAGGTCGGCGACCTGATCACCGTGACCGCCGCCGACGCCTCCGCCCGCCGCAAGACCGCCACGGCCGGCGAGAACGTGGTCACGCTCGACCGCTCCGTGCGACCGCGACGCGCCCGGGTGATCGACGATGACTGA
- a CDS encoding recombinase XerD: MTDPLAGLRPRNTTRGRPRVIGSRLCARCGRKAPKTRATWPEGRICAVCFYEATHCHGICAGCGAERLTPGLREDGARLCGPCAGIATDFTCAGCGNEAEVNRARLCARCLLRGELDHLIVRNAADPDAMTRLVDILCAAGRPESIRTWKRSTKVQDLLTALSSGAVPLTHEGLDAYRPGLHVNHLRALLEHNGLLPDREPYLAHFELWIAAKLAPLPTSIARPVEQFATWHHLRRIRGMTVTDRTLRGPVHHSKQEITETIKFLTWLERTHGRTVAQCRQGDIDAYLQPGPTTRYFIRTFFVFARAHRLCGALTVPHRVARVRPALTQEQRVAWIGEMLAGTSESLPYRTAGVLLLLLAQPLVKVVALRVDAVHDKPDGMTLRLGEPATPLPEPFAGLLRAHLLTRPNQATGNANSPWLFPSTRAGRHLHANTAMMRLRNLGINLQGARNRALDGLVTEAPPPVVADALGYSHVIAFQHQEAAGGTWARYTGLARARPSAPPSR; this comes from the coding sequence ATGACTGACCCGCTCGCAGGCCTGCGGCCACGCAACACCACCCGCGGACGCCCGCGGGTTATCGGGAGCCGGCTCTGCGCGCGATGCGGACGCAAGGCCCCGAAGACGCGGGCGACCTGGCCCGAGGGCCGGATCTGCGCGGTCTGCTTCTACGAGGCCACCCACTGCCACGGCATCTGCGCCGGCTGCGGCGCCGAACGCCTCACCCCCGGGCTGCGAGAAGACGGGGCCCGGTTGTGCGGACCGTGCGCCGGGATCGCCACGGACTTCACCTGCGCTGGCTGCGGCAACGAGGCCGAGGTCAACCGGGCGCGGCTGTGCGCGCGGTGCCTCCTGCGCGGCGAGCTGGATCACCTCATCGTGCGCAACGCCGCTGACCCCGACGCGATGACCCGGCTCGTCGACATCCTGTGCGCCGCCGGTCGCCCCGAGAGCATCCGCACCTGGAAGCGCTCGACCAAGGTCCAGGACCTGCTCACCGCCCTGTCGTCCGGCGCGGTCCCGCTCACGCACGAGGGCCTGGACGCCTACCGGCCGGGGCTCCACGTCAATCACCTACGCGCACTGCTCGAGCACAACGGGCTGCTACCCGACCGCGAGCCCTACCTCGCGCACTTCGAGCTCTGGATCGCAGCGAAGCTCGCTCCCCTGCCGACCTCGATCGCCCGGCCCGTCGAGCAGTTCGCCACCTGGCACCACCTGCGCCGCATCCGTGGCATGACCGTCACCGACCGCACCCTGCGCGGACCCGTGCACCACTCCAAGCAGGAGATCACCGAGACCATCAAGTTCTTGACGTGGCTGGAGCGGACCCACGGACGCACCGTGGCGCAGTGCAGGCAAGGTGACATCGACGCCTACCTGCAGCCCGGGCCGACCACCCGCTACTTCATCCGGACGTTCTTCGTGTTCGCCCGCGCCCACCGCCTGTGCGGGGCGCTGACAGTCCCCCACCGCGTTGCGCGGGTCCGACCGGCACTGACCCAGGAACAGCGCGTGGCCTGGATCGGCGAGATGCTTGCCGGCACCAGCGAGTCCCTGCCGTACCGCACGGCCGGAGTCCTCCTGCTGCTCCTGGCCCAGCCCCTGGTCAAGGTCGTCGCCCTGCGCGTCGACGCGGTACACGACAAACCGGACGGGATGACACTCCGGCTCGGGGAGCCCGCCACGCCCCTACCCGAGCCGTTTGCCGGGCTGCTCCGCGCGCACTTGCTCACCCGACCCAACCAGGCCACCGGGAACGCGAACAGCCCCTGGCTGTTCCCTTCGACGCGCGCCGGCCGGCACCTGCACGCCAACACCGCCATGATGCGTCTGCGGAACCTGGGCATCAACCTGCAAGGGGCCCGCAACCGCGCGCTCGACGGCCTCGTCACCGAGGCCCCGCCACCCGTCGTCGCCGACGCCCTCGGCTACAGCCACGTCATCGCGTTCCAGCACCAGGAAGCCGCCGGCGGCACCTGGGCCCGCTACACCGGGCTCGCCCGCGCAAGACCGTCCGCACCGCCTTCGCGATGA
- a CDS encoding type II toxin-antitoxin system Phd/YefM family antitoxin, translating to MTVADAARDLPRLVDDLRPGEPVQITVDSRPAAVLLHPDELESLLETLAWLQEPHASDDVRRARLDLAHGRTVDGAAARERYLGPTT from the coding sequence ATGACGGTGGCCGACGCAGCACGCGACCTGCCTCGCCTCGTCGACGACCTGCGTCCGGGCGAACCCGTGCAGATCACCGTCGACAGCCGCCCGGCCGCGGTGCTGCTGCACCCCGACGAGCTCGAGTCGCTGCTCGAAACCCTCGCCTGGCTCCAGGAACCGCACGCATCGGACGACGTGCGCCGCGCGCGCCTCGACCTCGCCCACGGCAGAACCGTCGACGGCGCTGCTGCGCGCGAACGGTACCTCGGCCCGACCACCTGA
- the arsB gene encoding ACR3 family arsenite efflux transporter → MSIQNGLPVPVERAAGPGRLSSLDRWLPVWIAAAMAAGLGLGRFVPALGEALADLEVGGISLPIAVGLLVMMYPVLAKVRYDRVAAVTGDKRLLVSSLVLNWVVGPALMFALAWVFLADLPEYRTGLIIVGLARCIAMVVIWNDLACGDREAAAVLVAINSLFQVVAFSVLGWFYLTVLPGWLGLDSAGLEVSVGQIAGNVLVFLGIPLVAGFASRWVGERRRGRDWYEQRFVPRVGPWALYGLLFTIVLLFALQGQAVTSRPWDVARIALPLLVYFAVMWVAGMATGRALHLGYARSTTLAFTAAGNNFELAIAVAIGTFGATSGQALAGVVGPLIEVPVLVALVYVSLWVARRWPAAPAAAALSTEPQEVRS, encoded by the coding sequence ATGTCGATACAGAACGGGTTGCCGGTGCCGGTCGAACGCGCGGCCGGGCCGGGTCGCCTGTCGAGCCTGGACCGGTGGTTGCCGGTGTGGATCGCTGCGGCGATGGCCGCGGGGCTGGGTCTGGGCAGGTTCGTGCCCGCCCTGGGTGAGGCGCTGGCGGATCTGGAGGTCGGGGGCATCTCGTTGCCGATCGCGGTCGGGCTGCTGGTGATGATGTACCCGGTGCTGGCCAAGGTCCGCTACGACCGCGTCGCGGCGGTGACCGGCGACAAGCGGCTGCTGGTGAGCTCGCTGGTGCTGAACTGGGTGGTTGGGCCGGCGCTGATGTTCGCCCTGGCGTGGGTGTTTCTGGCGGACCTGCCGGAGTACCGCACGGGGCTGATCATCGTGGGTCTGGCGCGGTGCATCGCCATGGTGGTGATCTGGAACGACCTGGCCTGCGGCGATCGTGAGGCCGCCGCGGTGCTGGTGGCGATCAACTCGCTGTTCCAGGTGGTCGCGTTCTCGGTGCTGGGCTGGTTCTACCTCACCGTGCTGCCCGGCTGGCTGGGCCTGGACTCCGCGGGCCTGGAGGTCTCGGTCGGGCAGATCGCCGGCAACGTCCTGGTGTTCCTGGGCATCCCGCTTGTCGCGGGGTTCGCCTCGCGGTGGGTCGGTGAGCGTCGGCGGGGCCGCGACTGGTACGAGCAGCGGTTCGTGCCGCGGGTGGGTCCGTGGGCGCTGTACGGGTTGCTGTTCACGATCGTGCTGCTGTTCGCCCTGCAGGGCCAGGCGGTGACGTCCCGGCCGTGGGACGTGGCCCGGATCGCGCTGCCGCTGCTGGTCTACTTCGCGGTGATGTGGGTCGCCGGCATGGCCACCGGCCGCGCCCTGCACCTGGGGTACGCACGCTCGACGACGCTGGCGTTCACGGCGGCGGGCAACAACTTCGAGCTGGCGATCGCCGTGGCGATCGGCACGTTCGGCGCGACCTCGGGGCAGGCGCTGGCCGGCGTAGTCGGCCCGCTGATCGAGGTCCCCGTCCTGGTCGCCCTGGTCTACGTCAGCTTGTGGGTCGCCCGCCGCTGGCCGGCCGCCCCCGCTGCTGCTGCCCTGTCCACCGAACCGCAGGAGGTGCGCTCATGA